A window of the Gammaproteobacteria bacterium genome harbors these coding sequences:
- the prfB gene encoding peptide chain release factor 2 (programmed frameshift): METNHIFQQIEDLKSRVELLRGYLDYDQKREKLEEVMLELENPDVWSNPEHAQQLGKAKSSLESVVAGIDQGLQTLDDASELLELAIDEDDRATVTEVEADLERVEKSVAELEFRRMFSGEMDANNAFLEIQAGAGGTEAQDWAEMLLRMYLRWGEARGFKTELIEVSDGDVAGIKSATVRFEGPYAFGWLRTETGVHRLVRKSPFDSGNRRHTSFASAFVSPEIEDDIDIEIDPSDLRIDVYRASGAGGQHVNRTESAVRITHLPTNVVVQCQNDRSQHKNKATAMKQLKAKLYELEVQVRNAKAQSIEDLKSDIGWGSQIRSYVLDQSRIKDLRTGVETGNTQAVLDGNLDQFIEASLKSGA, encoded by the exons GTGGAGACAAATCATATTTTCCAGCAGATAGAAGACCTGAAATCGCGGGTCGAATTGCTGCGGGGGTATCTT GACTACGACCAGAAGCGAGAAAAGCTGGAAGAAGTCATGCTCGAACTGGAAAATCCTGATGTCTGGAGCAATCCTGAACACGCGCAGCAACTCGGCAAGGCAAAATCCAGCCTGGAATCGGTAGTAGCCGGTATAGACCAGGGTTTGCAAACCCTGGATGATGCTTCGGAATTGCTTGAACTTGCCATTGATGAAGATGACCGGGCGACCGTTACCGAGGTTGAAGCAGATCTCGAGCGCGTTGAGAAATCCGTCGCCGAGCTTGAATTCAGGCGCATGTTTTCCGGTGAAATGGACGCGAACAATGCTTTCCTCGAAATCCAGGCAGGTGCAGGCGGAACCGAGGCACAGGACTGGGCCGAAATGCTGCTGCGAATGTACCTGCGCTGGGGCGAGGCCAGGGGATTCAAAACTGAGTTGATCGAGGTCTCTGATGGCGACGTGGCCGGTATCAAAAGTGCCACGGTACGATTCGAGGGGCCCTATGCTTTTGGCTGGCTACGCACCGAAACCGGGGTTCATCGCCTGGTTCGTAAATCGCCGTTCGATTCGGGTAATCGACGCCATACCTCGTTTGCCTCCGCGTTTGTATCACCCGAAATCGAGGACGATATTGATATTGAAATCGATCCGTCCGACTTGCGCATTGACGTTTACCGCGCCAGCGGCGCAGGTGGCCAACATGTCAACCGGACCGAATCAGCGGTGCGAATTACGCATTTGCCGACCAATGTCGTGGTTCAGTGCCAGAACGATCGCTCGCAGCATAAAAACAAGGCAACCGCGATGAAACAGCTCAAGGCCAAGCTGTACGAGCTTGAGGTCCAGGTACGAAACGCCAAGGCGCAAAGTATTGAAGATCTGAAATCCGATATCGGCTGGGGCAGCCAGATTCGCTCCTATGTGCTTGATCAGTCGCGTATCAAGGATTTACGCACCGGGGTCGAAACCGGTAATACCCAGGCCGTTCTGGATGGTAATCTGGATCAGTTTATCGAAGCCAGTTTGAAAAGTGGCGCCTAA